The Lineus longissimus chromosome 2, tnLinLong1.2, whole genome shotgun sequence genome window below encodes:
- the LOC135483880 gene encoding uncharacterized protein LOC135483880, which translates to MWTLRRLQILPSIVQFRQPKACYIPTKKLIKNNIKLLEEDKKLLKESVKHLPEFLEEMEGFEAEFGQDPAEFHTERKREEEQKRQFVKRKILEKKHFKPPQEVNLLTWDAKEQIRYLHYEFPDEWALEKLADSFPISVDGLKRLLKSTYVPRDANDLYNHDLRVKKNWMALKDGVAGGGGPLAVRYQDLIAEGKLRLLGNAAGNASLPMPEKKLLGPGKALEHQERKVGRFEAIVKDYVEQKNKADNENLLNSGVKEDVVSDIFSQTDEIKKLIQTFVPVETKKSIVSHVSMFRYLQDRTSSDQERKPDVRIEKSHEKKLRRKVHDFRHAVSKEERSDLQNNRPSDRLGENITDNYPAQEVFEVVPDRQPDSSKPRLEEAPKRTAPRTDEEFQMENSKGFDYHTVGDEFLSEVGPVVGSDDTHAAGSKERARGGRSLRRSRGRGATRVRLEDLKSDYLPKYQMEGTKKLGVPPSNDQGNEISDISSDDLEELKQTKTGQFTKHAGESFQGSGSTIKSQIQYENHGKLNDMKEAYLYSDETGYQHPYGKVDDALGSVQISENVKKPGRIFKKGNVYYDEDGEFLYRTP; encoded by the exons ATGTGGACCCTCCGGCGACTCCAGATACTGCCATCTATAGTTCAATTCAGGCAACCAAAAGCCTGCTACATTCCGACAAAGAAGCTCATCAAGAATAACATAAAACTTCTGGAGGAAGACAAAAAACTGCTCAAAGAATCTGTTAAACACTTGCCAGAGTTTCTTGAGGAGATGGAAGGATTTGAAGCAGAATTTGGTCAAGATCCAGCAGAGTTCCATACAGAAAGGAAAAG GGAAGAAGAACAGAAGAGgcaatttgtcaaacggaaaaTCCTTGAGAAAAAACACTTCAAGCCACCTCAAGAAGTGAACCTGCTAACCTGGGATGCTAAGGAACAAATACGCTACCTTCATTATGAATTCCCAGATGAATGGGCTctggaaaagttagcagacagcTTTCCTATCTCTGTTGATGGATTAAAACGACTCCTGAAATCAACTTATGTGCCACGAGATGCCAATGACTTGTATAATCATGACCTGAGGGTGAAGAAGAATTGGATGGCGCTAAAAGATGGCgttgctggtggtggtggtccTCTGGCTGTTCGCTATCAAGATCTTATTGCGGAAGGTAAACTGCGCCTTCTTGGTAATGCTGCTGGCAATGCCAGTCTTCCGATGCCTGAGAAAAAGCTGTTGGGTCCTGGGAAAGCTCTAGAGCATCAGGAAAGAAAGGTTGGAAGATTTGAAGCAATTGTAAAAGACTATGTTGAACAGAAGAATAAGGCAGACAATGAGAATTTGTTAAATTCTGGGGTTAAAGAGGATGTTGTATCTGATATTTTCTCCCAGActgatgaaataaagaaactgatACAAACTTTTGTACCTGTGGAGACAAAGAAAAGTATTGTCAGTCATGTTTCAATGTTTAGGTATCTGCAGGACAGAACATCCAGTGACCAAGAGCGGAAACCGGATGTACGTATTGAGAAATCGCATGAGAAGAAACTTCGCAGAAAGGTTCATGACTTTAGGCATGCAGTTAGCAAAGAAGAGAGATCTGATTTGCAAAATAACAGGCCCAGTGATAGACTTGGTGAGAATATTACGGATAATTATCCTGCTCAGGAGGTATTTGAAGTCGTGCCAGACAGGCAGCCTGATTCATCAAAACCAAGACTAGAAGAAGCACCAAAGAGAACAGCACCGAGGACTGATGAAGAATTTCAGATGGAAAATTCCAAAGGATTTGATTATCATACTGTTGGAGATGAATTTCTCTCAGAGGTGGGACCTGTTGTTGGCAGTGATGACACTCATGCTGCCGGTAGCAAGGAACGTGCAAGAGGTGGCAGGTCTCTTCGGAGAAGTAGGGGTAGGGGAGCCACTCGAGTGCGGTTAGAAGATTTGAAATCTGATTATCTTCCTAAGTATCAAATGGAAGGGACAAAAAAGTTGGGTGTGCCGCCTTCCAACGACCAGGGGAATGAGATCAGTGACATTTCTAGTGATGACCTGGAGGAACTAAAACAGACAAAAACTGGTCAATTTACGAAACATGCTGGGGAGTCATTTCAAGGGTCAGGTTCTACTATCAAAAGTCAGATACAATATGAAAATCATGGAAAGCTGAATGACATGAAAGAAGCATATTTGTACAGTGATGAGACTGGTTATCAGCATCCATATGGAAAGGTGGATGATGCACTGGGTTCAGTGCAGATTTCCGAAAATGTGAAAAAGCCTGGGAGAATTTTCAAGAAGGGGAATGTTTATTATGATGAGGATGGAGAATTTTTGTATCGTACACCTTAG
- the LOC135483310 gene encoding transcriptional repressor p66-beta-like translates to MDAMNSNGKRWRDDVDPGFESKRSRGEPGSESQSPACMDDEVLDFSKTSASNASTPTPRLEPKEELKENKENIGLDDGPMDLSTKPASTPDVITVSDSDDDDSRGRGNDLSDDAAFVNGEWTEEKAHVVKMFREDLRNEEAKLVLLKKLRHSQRTHQLQDSNTNANKAHSGTQRTPNNAPPPLVRGTGSSTPSSHTVSMSSKQQQQQQQQSMARAPTSAHNQPMRQAHQQPPPLVMSQNMSRHGHSSSQSRSGHSSSPNLMSGYRSGQTQHSQQSQSQPPASQPQIDTQTPAQRQAAAKLALRKQLEKTLLQIPPPKPPPPEMNFIPSLASNEFIMLVGLEEVVKTITDLDAAAKGQKTQEVKYVFNPFTCVQCGTDFTPVWKRDKPGSKNVICETCVTSNQKKALKQEHTNRLKSAFVKALQQEQEIEQRMQSQPAAATTTAPSPQPTPSNPMNLSGSSYKHSQAQLTHHNLLQAHQAQMRNNPQAAAAAAAALGLPGFNPRMPFPFPYTKPSDIQRQYLLDMIPSRNLPHGAMPWGKN, encoded by the exons ATGGATGCCATGAATTCGAATGGAAAGAGGTGGCGAGATGATGTGGACCCTGGGTTCGAATCCAAGAG GTCAAGGGGTGAACCAGGTAGTGAGTCGCAGTCCCCAGCTTGTATGGATGATGAAGTTTTAGACTTCTCAAAGACCAGTGCATCCAATGCATCAACGCCAACACCCAGGTTGGAGCCCAAAGAGGAACTGAAGGAGAATAAAGAAAACATTGGTTTGGATGATGGTCCGATGGATCTTAGCACGAAGCCAGCCTCTACTCCAGATGTCATCACAGTTTCAGATTCTGACGATGATGACTCTAGAGGTAGGGGTAATGACCTTAGTGATGACGCTGCATTTGTTAATGGTGAGTGGACGGAAGAAAAAGCACATGTGGTGAAAATGTTCCGTGAAGATTTACGTAATGAAGAAGCCAAGCTTGTACTCTTGAAAAAGCTACGTCATAGTCAACGCACACATCAACTGCAGGATTCAAACACAAATGCGAACAAGGCTCATTCTGGCACGCAGCGAACACCTAACAATGCCCCTCCGCCTTTGGTTAGAGGTACTGGTTCGTCCACTCCAAGTAGTCACACGGTCAGCATGTCTTCTAAACAgcagcaacagcaacaacagcagTCAATGGCTAGAGCTCCCACAAGTGCTCATAATCAGCCAATGAGGCAAGCTCATCAACAGCCTCCACCTCTGGTAATGAGCCAGAATATGAGCAGACATGGTCACTCCTCTTCACAGAGTCGTAGTGGGCATAGTTCATCTCCAAACCTGATGTCTGGTTACCGGTCTGGTCAAACCCAGCATTCACAGCAGTCACAGTCCCAGCCACCTGCATCACAACCTCAGATAGACACGCAGACCCCAGCCCAGAGGCAAGCTGCTGCCAAGCTAGCTTTGCGGAAGCAGTTGGAGAAGACGTTATTGCAGATCCCGCCACCCAAACCTCCACCACCAGAGATGAACTTCATACCAAGTTTGGCTAGCAACGAGTTCATTATGCTTGTTGGTTTGGAGGAAGTAGTCAAAACAATCACTGACCTCGATGCTGCTGCCAAGGGTCAGAAAACGCAGGAAGTCAAATACGTGTTCAATCCGTTTACCTGTGTTCAGTGCGGCACTGATTTCACTCCAGTGTGGAAGCGCGATAAACCGGGCTCAAAGAATGTGATTTGTGAAACTTGTGTCACAAGCAATCAAAAGAAAGCTCTAAAACAGGAACACACAAACAGACTGAAGAGTGCTTTTGTAAAAGCACTCCAGCAGGAACAGGAGATAGAGCAACGCATGCAATCGCAGCCAGCTGCTGCCACGACTACCGCACCATCCCCACAGCCTACTCCGAGCAACCCGATGAACTTGTCTGGGTCATCTTACAAACATTCACAAGCTCAGCTCACCCACCACAACTTGTTGCAAGCGCACCAGGCACAGATGAGGAATAACCCACAAGCTGCAGCAGCTGCTGCAGCTGCTCTTGGCCTGCCAGGATTTAATCCTCGGATGCCTTTCCCTTTCCCATATACCAAACCATCAGATATTCAAAGGCAATATCTGCTGGACATGATTCCTAGTAGGAACCTTCCTCACGGTGCAATGCCATGGGGGAAAAACTAA